The proteins below are encoded in one region of Populus alba chromosome 2, ASM523922v2, whole genome shotgun sequence:
- the LOC118042238 gene encoding AT-hook motif nuclear-localized protein 22, whose protein sequence is MDPVAAHGRPLPPPFHTRDFHLNQFQHQQQQNSEDEQSGNGNLNRGQKREHAEIATNNNNTAEGKEIVPSSAGGEGEITRRPRGRPAGSKNKPKPPIIITRDSANALRSHVMEIASGCDIMESVSTFARRRQRGVCILSGTGTVTNVTLKQPASPGAVVTLHGRFEILSLSGSFLPPPAPPAASGLTIYLAGGQGQVVGGSVVGPLLASGPVVIMAASFGNAAYERLPLEEDESQTPVPGTGSLGSPGVNSIGQQNQQQHQLMQDPNTSLFQGLPQNLLNSVQLPSEAYWGTGGRPPY, encoded by the coding sequence ATGGATCCAGTTGCGGCTCATGGGCGTCCTCTTCCTCCACCTTTCCACACAAGAGATTTTCATCTAAATCAATTTCAACACCAGCAACAACAGAATTCTGAAGATGAACAAAGCGGTAACGGTAACTTAAACCGTGGTCAAAAGCGAGAGCACGCTGAAATCGCCactaataacaacaacacagcAGAAGGCAAAGAAATAGTTCCTTCTAGTGCTGGTGGAGAAGGAGAAATTACAAGAAGACCAAGAGGTAGGCCTGCTGGGTCTAAAAACAAGCCTAAACCACCAATCATAATCACAAGAGATAGCGCAAATGCCCTTCGATCCCATGTCATGGAAATCGCTTCCGGTTGCGATATCATGGAGAGTGTATCAACTTTTGCAAGGAGGAGGCAAAGAGGAGTTTGCATTTTGAGTGGAACCGGAACAGTAACAAATGTAACTCTTAAGCAACCAGCTTCGCCCGGTGCGGTGGTTACTTTACATGGAAGATTCGAGATTTTATCGCTTTCAGGTTCGTTCTTGCCACCTCCAGCTCCACCAGCTGCTTCAGGATTGACGATTTATTTAGCTGGTGGCCAAGGCCAAGTTGTTGGAGGGAGCGTGGTGGGCCCACTTCTAGCATCTGGACCGGTGGTGATCATGGCTGCTTCTTTTGGTAATGCAGCTTATGAGAGGCTGCCTTTGGAAGAGGATGAGTCGCAAACACCGGTGCCTGGAACTGGATCTTTAGGGTCACCGGGAGTTAATAGCATTGGGCAACAGAATCAGCAACAACACCAACTAATGCAAGATCCAAACACATCTCTCTTTCAAGGGTTGCCTCAGAATCTACTAAATTCAGTGCAACTCCCATCTGAGGCCTATTGGGGCACAGGCGGCCGCCCTCCTTATTag